In the bacterium HR17 genome, CCCTAAGATGTTGCCATTAACGACTAACACTTGCACCCGTCGCTCCAATTCCTGTATTTTTTTGTCGCAGCTGTTTAGTCCGCCTGCGCAAGTTTTTCCTATGCTCTAGGTAACGCTTGAAAGCGGCATACACGAACGGGCTGACAACGGGCAACCCAATCACGACGAAAAATGACGAGCACTGCCGCCCATTCTTCCACCGGGCACACCTTCCAGCATTATGCGTGGATGCCGTTGCCATTCATTTCTTCAGGACAACGCTGATGGCGGACATGGAACTCGAAGTCTGCTGGAGCGATGCGGAGCGCTGAGAGCAACGGGTTGGGTGCGGTGTCGCCCAAAAGACAGAAGCAGTTACCGACCATCTGTTTGCCGACACTTTGCAGCAACTCAATGTCTTCAGGGCGTGCATGTCCATTGTGGAAGCGTTCCAACACTTTGACAAGCCAATAAGTGCCTTCGCGGCACGGCGTGCATTTGCCGCAGGATTCACGCATGTAAAACTTCGTCAACCGCAGCGCCACTTTGACCATACAGGTGCCCTCAGCGATGACAACAACCGCAGCGGACCCCGCGAAGGAACCTGCTGCCATGATGGACTCAAAGTCCATTGTCACTTTCAACGCTGTCTCCCGGTCAAACATCGGTGCCGATGAACCGCCGGGGATGACCGCTTTGATTTCTCGCTCACCTACGACGCCGCCGGCATACTCAATTAAGTCCCGTAGGGCGATATTAAGCGGGAACTCGTAAACGCCAGGGCGATTGACGTGCCCACTGACAGCAAACAGACGGGTGCCGGGGCTGCGTTCTGTGCCCCACTGCCGATACCATTGCGGACCGTTGAGGATGATAGGCGGGACACGGGCTAAAGTTTCGGCGTTGTTGATGACGGTCGGTTGTCCGAAAGCCCCTTTAACGGCGGGAAACGGCGGGCGCATGCGGGGCTCACCCCGATTGCCCTCCAGCGATTCTAACAGCGCCGTCTCCTCACCACAAATGTAAGCGCCTGCCCCCCGATGCAGCACGATGTCACAGGAAAAGTTACTGCCTGCGATGTTCTTGCCTGCAAAGCCGCGTTCGTAGGCTTGCTGAATGGCACAGCGCATGATGTGATAGGCTTTGCCAAATTCACCTCGTAGGTAAACGAACACTTTTTCGGCTTGGATGGCGTAAGCAGCGATGAGTGCACCTTCAAGGATAGCGTGGGGGTCGTTCTCCAAAATAAGGCGGTCTTTGAAAGTGCCCGGCTCGCTTTCGTCGCAATTGACGCAGATGAACTTGGGGAAGATGTTTTTGGGCACGAAACTCCATTTGACTCCTGTCGGGAAACCGGCACCGCCGCAGCCGCGTAATCCCGACGCTTTCACGACTTCAATCACTTCGTCGGGTGTCATATCCGTGACAACTTTGCGCAGCGCTTTGTAGCCGTCGTGCTCCATATAAACGGCGATGTCTGTGCTGTTTGGAATTCCGACGCGTCGCTTAACGATCAGCACTTCCTGCATGAGCGTCACCCCTCATCTTTCAGTGCGTCGCTTCCGCTTTTGTTCTCTTTACATGCTCCTATGATTAGGTTATAATGGTAACAGCATTAGAGCCAAAAGGCAATGGCGCGAGAAGTTTTTGTTTTGAGGTGAAAAGAGTTGGCGGAATCTGAATCGCTATTCATCGTGCGGGAAACGGCACAACCCTACCTTTTTGCCCCTAAACCGTTGGTGACCGCCCATCCGTTGGATGTGTCCAAGTTGGGCACCTTTCAAGATTGCCTGCGGGCGCCGGTGCATCGCTGGTTTAAGTATCCGGCTGGCTTTAGTTACAAACTTGTGGAAACACTGATAGACGAGTTTCGGCTGAACCACACTCATTGGATTTTAGACCCCTTTGTTGGCTGTGGGACAGTGAATGTTGTTGCAAAACTAAGGGGTGTCAACGCTGTCGGTATTGAAATCCACCCTTTCGTGCATTGGGTCGCAAAGGTGAAATGCTTCTGGGAATTTGATATGGAGCGGCTTCGTCGTGATTTGATGGAATTGCTGCGAACGGTTCGCCAACCACCGGACAATGTCTTGCAGGAGCAGGACTTGAGCGAGTTCCCGGAATTGGTTCACAAATGCTTCTCTGAACAAAATCTGAGGAAACTTAAATTTGTGCGAGATACCATCAATGCTTTTGACCTCACGCCTCAAGAGCGTGACCTGTTTTTGTTAGCTTTGGCGGATACTTTGCGAACGGCGACGAGAGCAGGCGCGGGCTGGCCTTACATCGCGCCGTCAGAATATCACGAAAAGCGGGAACGCGATGCTATCTCTGTTTTCTGTGAAACAACGCAGATGTTTTTCCAAGACTTACTGGAGGTTCGTTCGGCGCAAGCGAAAGTGGAAGTCACCTGTAAGTTGCTCCTACAGGATGCCCGTGAAACCTATCCACTAAGTGATGAATGTGTGGATTTAGTTGTTACATCGCCACCCTACTTAAATAATTACGATTACGCTGACCGAACCCGTTTAGAACTTTACTTTTTCGGCTGGGCAAAGTCGTGGCGCGACATAACAGAACAAATTCGCGACCGTCTTATTGTCGCTGCCACGACACAAGTGAGACGCACTGAATTTAGTACTGAACCACTGAGTCCCCAACTGCGTGACCTTTCCCACATTGTTTATTCGCAACTGCGGGACAAAGTGACACAATTAGAGCGAATGAGAAGGCTTAAGGGTGGCAAAAAGAGTTATGACTTAATGGTGGCAGGTTACTTCAATGACATGGTAAAAGTGCTGTATCAAGTTTATCGTGTGCTCAAGAGCGGGGCACCGCTTGTGTTAGTGCTGGGTGATAGTGCACCTTACGGCATCCATATCCCGACCGACCGCTACTTAGGTGAACTGGCATTGGGTTTAGGCTTTCGTCGTTACACGATTCAAACCCTACGCCAACGCGGTGGAAAATGGCGGGATAACCCCCAGCGGCACAAAGTTCCACTGCGTGAGGTTATCTTAACGGTCTGGAAGTGATGGACTCATGGCGATGGAAGTTGCTAACCCTGGCAGCGCTTTGAGCGAAGCCATTGGTAGCCTTCTGGAGGCGGAAATTCATCGCCTTTTGCGCCCTATTGCTGAACAGTATGGAGCAATTTATGTCACTACGCCTAAGCAACTGAATGAAAAAAAAACGTAGGAAACTGATTCTGACCGACCAAGACGGCAATGACTACGAAGTGGATGCAGTCATTGTCAACAGGCGTTTTCAACCTCTGGTTCTATTAGAATCCAAATACATCCGCTACAAAAAACACAACCGTGATAAAGCCAGTTGGATTTGCACGGCCCACACAAAACTGAAGCAGAAGTTTCCAACAGTGCGCTGTTCTATCGCTGTGCTGATGGGCAGCTGGAGCAAACCGTCTAAGCGACTTTTAACAAGTTTTGGCGTCACACTTTTTGAAATCGGCTTTGATCGCATCTGCGATATTTTGTCGCAATTTGGTGTCAACTACCGATGGTCAGAGAAAGACAGACAGGCAGCGATGGAAGCGTGGCGTCGGTTTAATATGCTCAATGAAGAAGATAAAATCCAAATTGCTAAGACGCTTATCGCTGACATCTCAGCAAAATTACAAGAAGCGTTAAAACAAGCCTTGGACGAAAGCACACCTCGTCGTGTGCAGAAGGTAACAGTGTTCGTGAGCACTAACCGAGGCGAGAGTTTCATTTTCACTTTTAACTCTGTTCAGCAAGCTACTCTGTTCCTTCGCGAATTTGATGAGACAATTCATCTGGACACAACCAGAGCCCCCACTCTCATTAAGCCATCACCAGAAAAGCGTGAATGACCAACACAAGTGAGAATATGGCACGCACGATTAGCCGAAAGGAGTGGAGGAGCAACTAGTGCGGGTGAATGACAATTGTAACAACATCAGAGCAAAAAGGCAATGTCGCAATAAGTGAAGACAGTATCACGAAGACAATATGGGTTGCGCAATGACCGTTGATTTCATGGAAGGAGCGACAACGATGGGGATCATAAGCATCCTCGTTAGCTTTTTGATTTCGCTGCCAAATAGTGTTGCCGCATTAGAGGTAGCGTCAAGGGTTGTGGAAAGTTTTGACTGGTGCGCCTGGGATTCTGTGTGGAGCAAAGCGGCGGGACAGGTCTCAATTGTTGGCGAACATTCCCCTGACCTGCCCGATGGCAAAAGCATGTGCATTGAAGTTCACTTCTCCAGCAGAGGTTTTGAGTGGTTCTCTGTCAAGCCCTCTAAGCCAATTTGGATTCCCGGTGAAGCGAAAAGTGTCACCGTTCGCTACAAAGTTAACTCAACAGGTTACACGATCGCTCTGGAATTCCTTGACGGATGGGGAAGGGCGGAGGTTAACGGGAGACGGCTAAGTTGGGTTTTGCCAGTGAAAACCGTCGGTCAATGGCAAACCGAAACTTTCGCCGTTCCAAACGATTGGCGTCGCCCCATCGCTATCGCTGGCTTGAATATCCACAACTGGGACAGGCAAAGTGAAGCCTTTACCTTGACCGTCCTGATTGACCAAATTGAAGTTAAAACGGACTTGTCGGCGACCGACCTGCAAACGGGTTTGCCAAAATCTTGGCGCCCTGCCCCTAACGAGAGGGACGGAAGGAAACTCCAACCACCACCTGTTTCGCTTCTACGAACCGAACTGACGAGTTCTGCAGCGAACCATGTTTTTGCTGGCGAAAAACCGACCATCGTTTTCAGGCTTTGGGATTGGCTGTCGCAACCGAGGCATGGAAAGATTGACTTGAAAGTCTTTGATTTCGCTGGCAAAGAAGTATTCAGCGAGCAACGAACGGTAAATCCGTCTGGCTACATTGAAGAGGCTTTCGCGCTCCCTTTGAAGCGCTTTGGCTGGTATCAAGCGAAAGCGACCTTGACAATTAGCGATGGAACGGAACGCTCCGAGCAACTTGCATTCGCCTTCATCCCACCACCGCGAGAGTTGACAGAAATTGAAAAATTGGTTTCACCTTACGGGTTGAATGTTCATGGCGGGCGCGAGAGGTTGGCAATTGAAACTTTTCGCAAGGTTGGAATCGTTTGGTTCCGTGACTATGCCTTCGGCTTTGAAACCATGAAGCAGGCGAAAGGCGATGGTCGATTTGACGGTTGGCCTTGGTATCACCAACTCTTATGGCGTTACCAAAAGGCAGGGGCAAAATTGCTCGCTTGTTTGCAAGGTGCTATCAAGCGACCAAAGATACAAGATGGGAAATTGTCAAGCGACATCGGTCCAGATTTGGATTGGCGCCATGAAATAGCAACGATTATCGCTGCCTTTCCGCAAATTACTCACTGGGAACTTGACAACGAGTATGACTTCCCGCAGGAGAACAGGAACGCAGAAGAGCAGATCAATTGGGCTAACTATCGGGTGTTTCACAAAGCATTTGCTGAAATAGTTGACGCAATTGGTGGTGGGACCTTAGTAGCCGTTGAACAAGGGCAGGCGGGAATTTTTCCCGATCGCATCAAGCCGTGCGTTGAGAGCGGAGATTTTGAGCGCATCAAAGTTGTCAATGTCCATCACTACTGCGGTGCCGATGCGCCTGAACTGAACATCGTGAATTTCAATCCAGCCGAAGGCGTAAGCCGAGAAGTGCGTTTGTTCTTTGATTTGCTTCGTGAGGCTAAGCAGACATCCATAAGTGACAAAAAGCAACGACAACTTTGGCTGACCGAGTTTGGTTGGGACACCCTTGCAGGTCATGTCGTTTCGCCCTTTGAGCAAGCAGTTTACCTGCAACGAGGTTGGCTTTTAGCCCTTGCTGCGGGGGTTGACAAAGCCTTTTGGTTCTACGACTTTGACTCTCCTGAGCCAAAGCAGTTTTTTGACGGTTGTGGGCTTTTGACCGCTGACGGTCAACCAAAACTCGCTCTTTGCGCTCTTGCTGCCTTGACCAACATGCTCCCAACACCCCGATACATTGGCGACTGCAATGCTGGTGCAGGCACACAAGGTTTCGTCTTTGAGACCGATGGCAAATTGGTGGCAGTTTTGTGGTCAGTTGAGAGAGATGTCGGTCCCGTTGTCAACTTTGAGTCGGGACAACTTTACGATTTCCTCGCCAATCCCCTTGACAATAGAACTCAAAGGCTCAGCCGAGCACCTATCTTCGCTGTCGGAATTTCCCGTGATGACCGCTGGTTCAAACAAACGGCTTACAGCCTTGACACTCCACAACTTACCGTCGCTGCTGCAGGTGACAATTTCCCAATTCGCGTTCAAATTCTCAACAATCGCAATCGCGAAATAAACGCAACGGTGCGTGTCGTCGCACCAAAAAGCTGGCTCGTTGACAGGTTGGAAGCAAATGTCAAGGTTCCAGTGAACTCTCAAGCGAATGTTGCCTTTAATGTCACTGTTGCACAGGGCGAACCCGAAGGTTTCCGCGAAGTACTTGTTGTTGCCGAGGAGAACGGTCAAAGGTTGAAAGAGATGAGAGCGAAAGTGTTGATCACAAAGCCAGTGACTCTCAAAGTTTTTCCGATTGAAGGCGAGCCTGGACAAACGAAAGTCAAAGTCCAAGTTGCAAACAATTCGCTCCGAACCCTTAAAGGCGTCTTGCGATTTCTGTTGCCGAAGTCTTGGCAGGTCATCCCGAACTCGGTGAACATTGAGGAATTAAAACCCAGTGAAATAAGAGAGATTGCTGTTAACCTGACATGGTCACCCGAGTGGCAGTTAGGCGAAAGCGCCCAAGTGATTTTTGGGACACTTGAACGGGCAATCGCTTCTGAGTTTATGGTCCCGCCGATTTTTCAAGTTCACAGGGCACCAAAAGTTGAACTTGACGGAAAGTTAAACGAGTGGGGCGAAAAATGGGCCGTTCCTTTTTGGTTGCTCCGATCAACTTTCGGCGAACCCAATGTCCGTCTGTTTTTGGCTTGGTCGTCAGAAGGACTTTATATCGCAACGGAAGTCCGCAATTCAATTGTCAAGGTGTCTGACCCAAGAAGTTTTTGGACGGGTGATTGCATTGAATTGTTCGTTGACACCCGCAATGATAAGCGACCTCGTTCCTTTGAACCCGGCGATCATCAGTTTTGGTTTGTGCCTTTAGTTGATGAAGGGCGTGTTTATGTCGGACAGTGGAAGCGGGGAAACGAAATCCCGCAGACCCTCTATGACTTACCTGAAATCAAAAGCGCTGCAAGGAAAACGAACGATGGATACATCGTTGAAGTTTTGCTGCCGACAAAATACCTTCACGGCTTCAAACCACAAGTTGGAGCAAAACTCGGCTTAAACATCAACTTGACAATTCATAGTGAACGGGGTGCACGAGAAGTTTACTGGCACCGTCAAAAAGATTTGGGCGTTCTGCGCTCGCCACACCTTTGGGGCACAGTGGAGTTGTTTGATTAAAAACACAGGTCTATCTCGTGCTGACAAAATTTCTCGGCAGGATGTAAGACCCTGCCTTACTTCACGACGACAGCGAGAAATTGGGCAAAAGGAGGTTGAAACGATGAGACGGCGCGAGTGGTTGCAGTTGGGCAAGAGCCTCATCTTCGCTGTGACGGCGGCGCAGTTGGGCGTGGCACAGCAGCGAACAAAGAGCAAGCAAATTTATGTGCTCGTTTGGTCGGAGCGAACGGAACCGAAAGAGCATTACCCAGAAGGTCACAACGGCGTTATCGCTGCTTTCCTGAACAAAGACCCAAACATCAAAGCAGAGGCGGTCAGCATTAACGATCCAGAGCAAGGTTTGCCTTCTGAGAAGTTACAACGGTGCGATGTTTTGATTTGGTGGGGGCATGTCCGACATGGTGAAGTGCGGGATGACATTGTTGACAAAATTGTCAAGCGAGTGAAAGATGATGGGATGGGCTTCATTGCCCTTCATTCGTCCCACTACGCAAAGCCGTTCCAACGGTTGCTCAACGCCCCAGGGCATCTTGGTGGAGTTGGTCATGGTCGCGAAGAGTACATTTGGGTCGTCGCCCCAAACCATCCCATCGCAAAAGGCATTTCGCACTTCACCTTGCCCGACGAAGAGTTTTACGCCGAACCGTTCCAAGTCCCTCAACCCGAAACGGTTGTCTTCATCTCAACTTTCGGCTCGGGTCATTGGTTCCGAAGCGGGTTGACTTGGAGCGTAGGCAAAGGGCGAGTTTTCTACTTCCGACCAGGACACGAAACTTTACCAACGATGAAAGACGAGCGAGTGCTTAAAATCATCCGCAACGCCGTTTATTGGTGCGCTCGCCGCAACCCGTGAAACGACTGACTTGCGTTCAAACAACCGTCAATTCAAACTTCAGTTGGAGGTGGCGAAAATGGGATTTAGGTTGCAGGAAGGTCAGAAGGTGGTTTTTATCGGGGACAGCATCACCGACTGCGGTCGGCGCGATATCGCTCCACCGTTAGGCAACGGCTATGTGAAGTTCGTCTCAGACTTGATTGCTATTCGCTATCCCTCCCTTTCGCTAACGACTGTCAACAAAGGCATCAGCGGCAATACAGTTGCTGATTTGCGTGAGCGTTGGCACGATGATGTCTTAACACTCAAACCCGATTGGGTTTCCGTGCTCATCGGTATCAACGATGTCCACCGCACTTTACGCAACGAACCAACAGCAGTTCCACCCGAACGCTACGAGCAACTTTATCGTGAGTGCTTGACACTTACGAAGGAACGAACAAGTGCTCAACTCGTGTTGATGGAGCCGTTTTACATCAGCACCGATACGGAAACGAATTCGTGGCGGACGGAAGTTTTGCGGGCATTGAACGATTATCGCCAAATTGTTCGCAAGTTAGCGAGTGAGTTTGATGCCGTCTTTGTCCCGCTGCACGATTTGTTCCAAGAGCAATTACGATACCGTGCTGCCGATATGTTTTGTCCCGAACCCGTTCATCCCAACGCTGTCGGGCATTTGCTCATTGCCCACGCATGGTTGACAGCGATGGGTTGGTAATTTCACTGCCCATCGCTTATGAGCGTGGGATAGGAGACGCAGGGTGTAGGAACGAGGTTCGGCAAGTTGACAAGTCATGAAATCGACAGGGCGGTAGATCGGTAGTTTGGCAGATGGGCAAATTGGCAATTGGCGAATGGACAATTTTGGGGCTTGCGTTCCGCGCCACTCTTACCACGACTCAGTTATACTTGATAGCATTGGGACTTGCCCCTGGTGACTGTAAGATTTCAAAAGACCGTCACCCATGAAGGGCGATGGTCTTTGTAGCGTCGGGATGTATTCCCGACGATCGGTGCTTTAGAAAAGGGGCTGCGTTGAATGGTCAGAGGGCGGCTTTTCTGAGCCGCCGAAAATGGCATGAACACCATAAGGGCGCGTCAGGAGACGCGTCCTCCGAGGCACTGTCAGAGGAAAATTCAACAAAGCAGAGGTGATGGCGATGTGGATGAAGGTGAAAGTTGCAGCGGTGTGGTTTGCTTTACTGTCAGTCATTTCGTTTTGCAAGGCGCAAGTTTCGCCTACCGCACTTCAGCGATCCTTCCGTCAACCGCCTGCGTCCGCCAAACCTCACACTTGGTGGCATTGGGTTAACGGCAATGTGACGAAGGAAGGCATCACTGCTGATTTGGAAGCATTGGCGAAAGCAGGCATCGGTGGGGTGCAACTGTTCAATGTTGATGTTGGGGTGCCGAACGGTCCCGTCAAGTTTTTCAGCCGTGAATGGTTTGACTTGTTCCGCCACGCTGTTCGGGAAGCAGGGCGATTGGGTCTTGAATTTTGTGTCCACAACTGTGCTGGTTGGTCAAGCAGTGGCGGTCCTTGGGTCAAACCCGAACACGCAATGCAAATGGTCGTGACGAGCCAGATCCAAGTTAAAGGTCCCATGAAGTTCGCTGACAAATTACCTCAACCTGAAACCCGAGCAGGTTACTACCGTGATATCGCGATCCTCGCATTTCCGACACCAAAGGGAAACTTGAGAATTGAAAACTTACGAGCAAAAGCAGCATACGAGCGAGCCAACAACATCGTGCCTGCAAAAGGTGTTGCTGCTCCGTCTGAAGCAGTTATCAAACTTTCGTCCATCGTAGACTTGACAAACCGCTTACAACCCGATGGTCGGTTGGATTGGGAAGTGCCAGAAGGTGATTGGACGATTTTGAGAATTGGACACACGCCGACAGGCAAAGATAACCACCCTGCACCTCAAGAAGGGCGTGGGCTTGAAGTTGACAAGATGAGCCGTGAGGCGTTGGATGCTTTTTGGAAAAGTGCAATTGAACCGTTGTTGAGGGAAGTCGGTCCCCTCGCAGGCAAGGTTTTCAACAATGTGCTTGTTGACAGTTACGAAGTCGGCTGCCAAAACTGGACGCCAAAGTTCCGAGAGGAGTTTCGCAAGCGGTGCGGTTACGATTTGCTGCCTTATTTGCCTGTCTTGGCAGGTTATGTCGTTGAGAGCGTTGAGGTCAGTGAGCGATTCCTTTGGGATTACAGGCGAACTATCGCCGACTTATTTGCCGAGAACTACTACGGCTATTTCGCTGAACTATGTCGGAAAAATGGTTTGCTCTTTTCAACTGAACCGTATGGCAACGGTCCCTTTGAAGACCTTGTTTGTGGTGGGCGTGCTGACATCCCGATGGGTGAGTTTTGGGTTGGGACAAATTGGGGCATGGAAACTTGCAAATTGGCTGCGTCCACTGCCCATGTTTACGGGAAACCAATAGTCGGCGCTGAAGCATTCACTGCGACACCTGAGCACGGTCGTTGGAGCACTCACCCTTACATGCTCAAAGCGATTGGCGACCGCGCTTTTTGCGAAGGTATCAATCGTTTCATCTTCCACACAACCGCACACCAACCTTGGTTCAATGTCCTGCCTGCCATGACGATGGGACCTTGGGGCTCTCATTTTGGACGAACTCAAACTTGGTGGGACAACGCAAAGGCTTGGATTGATTACCTGACCCGTTGTCAATACCTGCTTCAACAAGGCACTTTCGTCGCTGACATCTTGTTCTTCGTCGGCGAACACGCTCCAAATTCCGCACCATACAGACCTGACTTGAAAGCGAAAGGTTACGACTACGATGCTTGCCCGACGGAAGTGTTAATGCGAGCAAGGGTGCGCAACGGTAAAGTTGTTTTGCCGAGTGGAACGAGTTACGAGGTTTTAGTTTTGCCCGATTCGGACGCCATGACACCTCAAGTTTTGCGTAAAATCCGAGAACTCGTCTCTGCAGGCGCAACAATTATCGGTCCCAA is a window encoding:
- the nuoF gene encoding NADH-quinone oxidoreductase subunit F; the protein is MQEVLIVKRRVGIPNSTDIAVYMEHDGYKALRKVVTDMTPDEVIEVVKASGLRGCGGAGFPTGVKWSFVPKNIFPKFICVNCDESEPGTFKDRLILENDPHAILEGALIAAYAIQAEKVFVYLRGEFGKAYHIMRCAIQQAYERGFAGKNIAGSNFSCDIVLHRGAGAYICGEETALLESLEGNRGEPRMRPPFPAVKGAFGQPTVINNAETLARVPPIILNGPQWYRQWGTERSPGTRLFAVSGHVNRPGVYEFPLNIALRDLIEYAGGVVGEREIKAVIPGGSSAPMFDRETALKVTMDFESIMAAGSFAGSAAVVVIAEGTCMVKVALRLTKFYMRESCGKCTPCREGTYWLVKVLERFHNGHARPEDIELLQSVGKQMVGNCFCLLGDTAPNPLLSALRIAPADFEFHVRHQRCPEEMNGNGIHA
- the axe2 gene encoding Acetylxylan esterase, with the translated sequence MGFRLQEGQKVVFIGDSITDCGRRDIAPPLGNGYVKFVSDLIAIRYPSLSLTTVNKGISGNTVADLRERWHDDVLTLKPDWVSVLIGINDVHRTLRNEPTAVPPERYEQLYRECLTLTKERTSAQLVLMEPFYISTDTETNSWRTEVLRALNDYRQIVRKLASEFDAVFVPLHDLFQEQLRYRAADMFCPEPVHPNAVGHLLIAHAWLTAMGW